The Fibrobacter sp. UWR4 DNA segment CATTACATCCAATATAACATTTATTTGAGTGTCGGATATTTTCCAGATCAGAGTTTATTCCATTCATAATATCTTGATAATCGTTATCAATTTTTATTTCAGGGATTTGGATTTCAATATCAATATTGTTTATTGGATTTTGAACCTGATCGATACTATGTTGAACTTGTTCTAGAGGTTTATTAAAATCCGTGTTTGTAGTGTTAATATTTCTTTCATACTCATAAGAATAATTTTTATAGGAAGTGCTCTTATTAAGATCTTTGGGGGCTGTAGTTCCAATTACCAAATTAGTCGGTTGAAATCCTGATGAAGTCCCTTGAAATTGTGAGATAAAAATAGAATTGGTTATTCCAGAATTGGATGTAGTATTGAAATCAAACAACATTTTTTCTCCAGCATCAGCAAGCCATAGTCCGTCTTCAACAATAGATTCGCCCATGAACATAATCCCATTTTCCATAGCCATTCCAACTTGATTCCAGCCTTTGACAAAAGAATTTGGACCATTTTCTAAATTTTTTGCAACATTACCCAATAACGTTTCGTGAGGTAATTCGTCAGATTCAACAATATTGTGTGCATTAGCCCCAATTTCAGCACCAACAAATCCCCAAAAATCTACCTTGCCATCATATCCAAGGCCATGACCGCTATCGTAACCAGAAATTAATCCATTCAAAAAACTAAATATTTCTTCTTGATAAATCGTTACATATACTGTGATAGTTGATAAAAAAGGAATTATAACAATTGGTATGGCGAGGTTTCCATCTTTATCTACATAATTTATTGGATTTTCACCGAAGTGAAAAGGATTGTCAAACTGCTTTACGGCATCTGGACTTATCCAAATGCCCAATACCGGGTCAAAATATCTTGCCCCGTAGTAATACAAGCCCACTCGCTCATTCAGTTCCTTGCCGGTATATTGTTCGGCGGGGCTGTCTCCAGACACCTTTATTTTCTTCTGCGCTCCATAAGGTTCATAAGAAAGTACATTGCCAGTTCCGTTTTCCACAAGGGTCATCACTAGCGATCCTTGGTAGTCCTTGACATACCACTCCTTCGACGAATCCGGCAAAATTCTACCCACGATTCCCGATTTGCCTGTTATCATTTTGTATTCGGTAACGGAACTATCATTTGCAACATAGGCCCTGCGGCGTTCCAGAATTTTCTTGCCACCTGCCATGATGTCGGTACGAATTGCCTGTAGTGAGTCATTTTCATACACAAATGTCGCAACACGCCAGCTGGAGGGATCGTAAATCATAACCTCGCGCCATGTTGAAGAATCAGAAGTCTGCACAAAGGAAACTGGCATTCCATAAGGGTCGTATTCCACAGACAGACTTTTGGAACTATCCGCAATCATGCGCCCCGAAGCGTCATAGGTAAAATTGTCTGTCCTGGAGGCATTCCTGGCAGAGTCAAGGGCGATTGTTCCCGTAACCCTGTTGAGCCTGTAGGAACCATCGTAATAGTTGTAGCCGAGCGTATTTCCACCATAGCCTTGCGTGAGCATGCGACCATTCTTATCAAAACTGAATGTAGCCTCCGGGGCAGAACCACTCCGCTTTACCATATTGCCGGGCATGTCATAGAGGAAGGTTGATACCCTGTTTCCAGAGGAATCAGCAATGCCGTATATAGTGGACAATCTGGAAATCATTCCGTCATAACGGGGCTGTTCATTTGCCGAAGCGGTCACATCCTCGTAATTCAATGTCTGTCGGAAAAGCGTATCGCCAGTAACTGTATTTTGAATATTCAGGGAAGTCACCTGTCCATGCAGATGATAGGCGTAATCCGTCTCCAGACGATCCCCGATTTTCACTGCAGAGACCTGTTCCAAGTCGTCATAGGTAAACTTGACTATGTTAAGTCCTTCGTCGTCGCGAATTGCGTCTATACGCCCTTTATCGTCATAACTATACCTGCGAATGTCGAGGATAGAGCCGTCGGCATTCGCTACAGTTACCCTGTATAGGCGAGAAAGGTTGTCGTATTCGTAGTTCTTTAAAACCACCCTGCGAGTTGAATCAATTTCAGCACCCGTATAGCGTATCGAAACAGTCTTACGGCCAAGGGAATCGTAACTAAAGAAGTCGGCAACCAAGGCGGCATCCGCTCCGATACGATTCACGACGAGAGGGTTGCGGGTCCACGCACAGGCCAATTTCCCACGAGTATTTTTTAAAGTCCTGCCGACAAAATAGCCTTCAAGCCTATCATTGTTGATTCTGTCAAGACAGGCGGAAAGGCTGTCGTAAGCGGAACCCGAATATTCCGTCTTTACACCTGGAACAGGCGATTGACTTTTGGCAATTCCCCTGAGCCTTGCGTCCGTCACCAGGTCAAGGATACTCTCGCCAATGGATACAATTCGCCCTTGAGCGTCGTATTCCTTGTAAGAAACTGCATTCCTGCCCCGTTGTTCCTCCGTCACGGAAATGCGGACGCTTCCAGACTTGGTGTAGTAGAATTTCTCGGTTCCAACATCGGGGCCTTCCGTAGAAACATTTCTTCCGGCGGCATCATAATCAGAAACGACGGCAAAGGCGGAATCATTCTGGTCAGCATCAAGCGGAGTAATCGTCCTGCGCAGGTTCCCTTCGCGGGTGTATTCGTACTTCTTTATCGCCCAGTGCCAATTGCGCATATTCAAGCCACTCGTATCCACTGCGAAAGCAGTCTGTACAAGCTGCCCCAGGAGGTTTTTCCAAGAAAGTGATAAGCGTCCTTCAACATTTCGACTATATGAAAGTGTGTAATTTTTTGGGGTACTTGTTTTTGAAAAGTCAAGCGACTGGGGAATATTCAGGTCTGCAACATAGGCGTAATCGGAAAATCCCACATGCGTTCCGTCCAGTTTCCATGGTTCGCCAGGCATGGAACTTTTAAGCAACCGTCCATCCTGCAGTGAATACTCGTTCTGGAGATATGCGTAGCCTGCGGCATCGGGACCGTCTCCATTCTGCGAAAAATAATCGTTTGCATGAATCAGCGAGGAATCGACATAGCCCTCCCGTTCCAGTTCAGCAACATAGGAATAATCTTCCTGATAGGCCCGACCAAGATTATCATAACGGGATTCCTTTACTATAAAACGCATGGCGGGATTGAAAAATAGGAATGACGATGCCGAGATATCCGACTCCTGCATCAGTTCCACATTTTTCGCATAGATAAGACCATGCAGGGCGCTCTGGTGTCCCAGCTCTATTTTTGCATTCGGAGCAACGAATACGCCAGCCAAGCCAGAAATCGTCCCCAGCCTAAGTGTAGATGACTGAGCAAGCCGCCATCCAATAAAGTAGCGGCTCGTGGAATCATAGGACATGATTGAATTGTCGCTTATTGACAAGGAGGAACGAACATGCATGACTACATTTCCCTGCGACAAGTCAAAACGCAATATGGCAGAAGGCTCTACAAAGAAGGTATCGAAATAGTAGTCGCCTGCGGAAAATCGCAATGTACTCCTTGCGCGAATCAGCCCATTTCCGTATTTGCCAGGAACAAGGGTTGAGTCAGCATCATTGGCGAGAGAAACATCCGATGTTCCTATGGGAAAATCTTCTGGCGGGAATGCACAAATGTCTGTCACGACATTTTGCACAGATTGCTGAACGAAAGTCTGGTTTCCTGTCCATAAGCTACGCCCGTAACTGACCTTTGCAAAGACAGAATCGCGGTCTCCCATGCGCACTGAATTCCTAGCAACTACTCCCAGTTCAGAAAGAGATGTGTCTCGAACATTAACATCATTATCAATGAAAATGGAATCTCCAGAACCAAGATTTCCACCATGAGATTTACTTCTTGCCCTGACTTCAAGTATCTCCGTCGCATAGGCAGTGAAGCCGTTCATGCATTCCGAGGGAAGGAGTTCGCTTGCAAATTCCCTGTGAACCAAAGCCTCGGCCATGTGACCTCGACCTAACCCATCAGAAAAGGAGATTCCCATGCCGACAGAGTTTCGTGTGCTTGCCGTTTTTCCCGGTTCCAGAATGACATCGTCAAAGAACATTGTCGAATTTGACGAATCAGAAAGAGAAATTCTGATATAACGAGTTCCTTCTGGAATGTTGAATGTATGGGAATATGGACTCCACTGGGTTGCTCGGGTATATTTTTTCCCGTCAAGATATGAAGCCTGGACACCCTTGTCGGAATAGAAATAGATTCTTGGCGAAACAACAGCCTTGTTCACATTGTATGCAAAAAGACTCAGCGTATAGACAGAATCCCCGTCAACGGGAACAAAATCGGACACTGGTCCACCCGTTGGGGATGTCATGCCTACATAGCTACCGGAAACAGGGCGTATTTCTTGACCATAGGCAGCCGTGATTTCCGTTCGTGAAAGTCGTTTCCCGTTCCAAGCATAGAAACCAT contains these protein-coding regions:
- a CDS encoding RHS repeat domain-containing protein, which produces MNKLFTLLCVSVLATLASANPPKATVIENTSHARDYDFTFTHGNLLPNWSFEDGFYAWNGKRLSRTEITAAYGQEIRPVSGSYVGMTSPTGGPVSDFVPVDGDSVYTLSLFAYNVNKAVVSPRIYFYSDKGVQASYLDGKKYTRATQWSPYSHTFNIPEGTRYIRISLSDSSNSTMFFDDVILEPGKTASTRNSVGMGISFSDGLGRGHMAEALVHREFASELLPSECMNGFTAYATEILEVRARSKSHGGNLGSGDSIFIDNDVNVRDTSLSELGVVARNSVRMGDRDSVFAKVSYGRSLWTGNQTFVQQSVQNVVTDICAFPPEDFPIGTSDVSLANDADSTLVPGKYGNGLIRARSTLRFSAGDYYFDTFFVEPSAILRFDLSQGNVVMHVRSSLSISDNSIMSYDSTSRYFIGWRLAQSSTLRLGTISGLAGVFVAPNAKIELGHQSALHGLIYAKNVELMQESDISASSFLFFNPAMRFIVKESRYDNLGRAYQEDYSYVAELEREGYVDSSLIHANDYFSQNGDGPDAAGYAYLQNEYSLQDGRLLKSSMPGEPWKLDGTHVGFSDYAYVADLNIPQSLDFSKTSTPKNYTLSYSRNVEGRLSLSWKNLLGQLVQTAFAVDTSGLNMRNWHWAIKKYEYTREGNLRRTITPLDADQNDSAFAVVSDYDAAGRNVSTEGPDVGTEKFYYTKSGSVRISVTEEQRGRNAVSYKEYDAQGRIVSIGESILDLVTDARLRGIAKSQSPVPGVKTEYSGSAYDSLSACLDRINNDRLEGYFVGRTLKNTRGKLACAWTRNPLVVNRIGADAALVADFFSYDSLGRKTVSIRYTGAEIDSTRRVVLKNYEYDNLSRLYRVTVANADGSILDIRRYSYDDKGRIDAIRDDEGLNIVKFTYDDLEQVSAVKIGDRLETDYAYHLHGQVTSLNIQNTVTGDTLFRQTLNYEDVTASANEQPRYDGMISRLSTIYGIADSSGNRVSTFLYDMPGNMVKRSGSAPEATFSFDKNGRMLTQGYGGNTLGYNYYDGSYRLNRVTGTIALDSARNASRTDNFTYDASGRMIADSSKSLSVEYDPYGMPVSFVQTSDSSTWREVMIYDPSSWRVATFVYENDSLQAIRTDIMAGGKKILERRRAYVANDSSVTEYKMITGKSGIVGRILPDSSKEWYVKDYQGSLVMTLVENGTGNVLSYEPYGAQKKIKVSGDSPAEQYTGKELNERVGLYYYGARYFDPVLGIWISPDAVKQFDNPFHFGENPINYVDKDGNLAIPIVIIPFLSTITVYVTIYQEEIFSFLNGLISGYDSGHGLGYDGKVDFWGFVGAEIGANAHNIVESDELPHETLLGNVAKNLENGPNSFVKGWNQVGMAMENGIMFMGESIVEDGLWLADAGEKMLFDFNTTSNSGITNSIFISQFQGTSSGFQPTNLVIGTTAPKDLNKSTSYKNYSYEYERNINTTNTDFNKPLEQVQHSIDQVQNPINNIDIEIQIPEIKIDNDYQDIMNGINSDLENIRHSNKCYIGCNGYTNF